The genomic segment GGCATGCCACTCGAGCAGGTCGTGGACGGGATCCGCACCTCTCACCATAGGCGAAGGAGACTTGCGCggtagaggagaggagaggagaggggaacgTGAGCACaaaatggagagagggggaagggagGGAGAGCGACAGGCTACTACCTCGGCCAGCACGACCTCGGGATCGACGGCCGCTGTGGGTTTGGAGCTCTTCGCCATGACCGCCGTGCTCATCTGTGGCGTCTTGTCACTCTCGTCGCTCGCCGGTAAGTCGGGGAGTGGTTACTTGTAGGAGAGTTCACCCTCCCGTCGGCTTCCCCTTCCGTTCGCCTCCACGTGCTCCCCTTCGCGCCCACCGAGCACGGATTGCCCCTCAGTGAGGCGACGACGCCTAGAAAATGGCGGATCTGGGAGGGGCTGTGAGGCTCCGTCCTAGTTGCGAGGGCGAGGGCTCCGGAGAGTGGCACGAATGAATGGGGGAGAAGGAAGTTGGGGATGGCGTGAGGAGAGAGGCACGCCAGATTTGGCGTGCCAGAGGCCGGCGATGGAGGATGCTCCAAAATAGCGATTGTGATGGAGTGTCTGTTGGAGTCGggttttggagaattttagcgTGCATGTGGGATagcaggtgggatggatgagTTGTTGGAGATACCCTTAAGAGTCCAGTTCTTTGAAATGGGCTCATCTCGAGGGTGAGTAGTAGTGGCTCTCTGATGTAGGGGTCTGAAGTAGTCATTGTTTTAATTTGAGCCTTGTACACAGATTTTTTTCAGCACGTACATATCTTGGTGATCATGGTGCGTATTGTAAGACCCTCGTATCAGGAGACTCACATTTCTAGTCTTTACTAATAAAAGTCAAATATAAATTTCTAAACTAAGGGTACATTCTAAATACAAGATGGTCcctacataatttttttaaagataaatgGATAGACGCTACTCCAATTAGCGAACAATACCCATCATTGTTTAATATTGTGAGGCAAAAAATGATACAGTGGCGGATGTAATGAGCAATGCTCCATATATCCCTCCATAGGCCTATCATAGGAGATAACCTTATAGCATGTCATAGTCTAGTGATCAAGATAGTGAATATACATTTGTCTCCAGAAAGGGGTATCTTTAGATGGAACCTACGTATGAAAGGACAATTTTCAATTCGATTTATATACCAACATATGGCTAACTAAGGCATACCCTTTCCCAGTAATTTTCAATGGCAGTTAAAACTTACAATGAAGATAAAAGATATTTCTTTGGTACGTGGTGAGAGGAGTAACCATAACAAAAGATAATTTAGTAAAATGTAATTAGAACGGGAATATCAAATGTTGTTTTTTAATCATAATAAAAGCATATAACACTTGTTTTTGGATTGTCATTTCGCAAAAATACATGAattcatgaattagttattgtagcATGCAGGAGTGTGTAAATGTGctacaactagattaattcataactgactcatcacacctccaaaattaataaaaccacttttattagtttatttatactctACTTTATgcaggaaaaataatggtatacATGAAAAAGTTTATTACAATGctgttttttttaacatattcactttatacttgtgaactttgtaaaaatcatggcaaaattaataaaactctaaatgaagtgaaatcaattttaaagatccttttAAGATACGTCCTactcaagaaaaatatgtgtttgcatgttaaattttttcttaatatgaaTTAATAACTGAGTCGcatgtttcaatttttttccattttttcaaacttcctccctatagaatatgatgcaaacgacattatttttgaaaaaaaaattcacaaaaggtcttagaaatgtctgtagttttttttattttttttaaattttttaatacaaattCGGTTACTGTTCGGTTTCTAAAATCGGACCGGAACGGTAAGCTCGATAATCACGAATTTCAATTGGTTACCGTAGATAAATTGAACCTATAAGAGACACGCCATGAGGAGCAGACTGATCCCGCACGCACAAGGTCAGGGATCTCCACGGTAGCAAAGATGCGCCGCAGGATGTCATGCGGCAGCTGCGGCGACTTCTCCATAAGCTTCAGATGGAGAGAATTATTGACCAAACTTGGATAAAAATCCAAACTTTATTACCCATCTTAACCTCAAAACTCAGGGACCCAACTGTCGAAATCGTGGAACTGAACACCTGAAAGCAGATTTATTTCCGTTTCTACTCTCCCCTCTGGTTGATGAGCAGCGTGGGGAGCCATCGAGGTGAACTTATAAATCAGCAACCGCTCCGTATCCGAGTAGCAGCCGGAACATCAAAATCTGTTTTCTTTGATCCGTTTTGAATCGGATTAGAACCCGAATCTCTTGCTaaaaaatttccaacttttttgGGACCTCGGAGCTCCCCATGAACCATGTCTCTGCTAGCTTGAAGGTGACGCGAAGGATTAACTAACCAGCAGGCCGCTGCCGGCGCGGGGAGAGGAGCAACGGCGGCCGCCCCACCACGAGAGGCGCATCCCCCGCGAGCAGGAACAGAGGACGAGGGCCCTGTCACATAGAACGCCGTCGCCGGCAGCTGCAAGTTTGGACGGagtggagggagggagggaggcgccTAATccaccgggcggcggcggcggcggcggcgatgcggTGGATGGATGGAGAAGATGGACGATCGAATTATTCCTCTTTCACACGGGAAAAAAATAACACACCTGCTTTTTCATATCAACCCCCCTGTGATTTGATTTATTAATCCGTTCATAATTGGATTTCTCATCCATACGTCTCCTGTAAATTTCTTTCCATTTTCTAAAAGCGTTGTCAAAAGTTTGTGCTAATAGGTTTTTTCCCAACAATAGTCATATTTGTACGTACATGACTTAATTTTAAATTGTTCAAATTCTCTGTTCGGATTGAGGATTTAGTTGGTAGAGCAACAGATTTAAAAGGGAGCTTGAAAAGCTCGGGTAAGTAGCTGATTTGGATGAATTTTTTTCGGCTTGTTAAATTCTCATAAATTCTCTTCCTAATTTCAAATAGTGTCccatttggatgaattttttttgcttGTTATTAGACACTCTTTACATATATGCTTGTTATAGTTGCTCTAGAGGTTCAAGAAAGAAGTCTGTGATGGTGGTGCGTGTAGGAAATATTGTAACTTTCTTAATATGGTAAGATTTTTTTAACTGACTTTCCGCTGATAAAAACaccaattcttttttttttgaatggtAAAAACACCAATTCTCGTTCAAGAGTTCATTGTCGTGTCTTTTTACATAAAGATGGCATCTTTTTTCAATCTACCAGTTAACACCCTCTACTTATAAACATCATAACATTTGATAATTGGCTAAAACATCTGTCATTTGCATAGCAAAGTGCCAATAGAGCAAAAACAATATTTCGAGACCAATGAACAGCACGCAAGTCGTACGTTATTCTTACGAAATTATGTTTTGAAGCAACATCAAGTGAGCTGAGGCTTATTAGTTGCTACTAGTACTTTATGAGTAGTACTACCCATAACCATATACCTCGAAGCTAAGGCAAGCTCACATGGTGGCGTCGAGCACGTGGCCGGCGAACACCACCACCCCTGACCACTCCTCGACGATGAAGAACGTAAACGGGTGGTTGGCGACAAACTTGAAAGGCCCCGGCTGCGGGCCTAGACCTCCGCCCCGAAGGCACGTGGTGAACGCACTTGCTTCGGTCCCTTCCTCGTTCACCTCAACGACCGCCGTGCTGACCATGCCGCTCAGGAACGCCGGCCTGCTCGGATCTTTGCCGTCCGTCTCGACCATGCCTCGCAGGTCCGCCGTATCCCGTGAGAACGGCAGACGGAGCCCCATCTCCGGGAGAACCCTGTCGAACTGGCACTCGTAGGATATCTTGAACTTTGGCAGCTTGACAATTGCCAGCACCCGTTTCTTGGGTATGGCGTTGCGCAGGGCGCCCGGGAGCGCGGTGATCGCGTCCACCATGGCAGAGATGCCTTCGCGCGCGTCCGGGAGGAAGATGCACATGGAGTATTCAGTGCGCCGTCCCTGCTTGTAGGGAAGCCTGAGAACCTTGAACCCGTCCATGGCCATGGCATATTGGTCGCAGTCGCTGAACATGAAGGGCACGTCGACGAAGCTGCCGTCGAGGCGGTAGAACGGCCCGGGCTTCGTGTTCCACGGGTGGAACGTGCGCTCGGGCCATCGTCCACTGAAGTAGATCGCATTAGCGAGCACGATGTCCGTTTCAGCTCTGACAATGTCTTCGGCGGAGATGACTGACTCGACAAGGTTGTTGGTAGCCCTCTTGATTAAGTCGTTGATCATCTTCGCAGCATCCTCCGGCTTCACGTCGATGAAAACGATAGTGAAAACGTATACAGATTAAGAAATCGCAATCACAACGACTAGTTTCTACTCTCGATCGAGCTGACCTTTTTCTGGAAGTCCACCGTGGCGGCCTCCGCGCTGTAGGTGCCGGCCGCCGTGTCCCGGAAGGCCTTCCGGAGCGCGCCGCGTGAGGCGTTCACCCAGACACCGCCGCCGAGCAGAACCTTCGGCCCGCCAGAGGCCGACCAGTCGGCAACGATGTCATCCGCCACGCGGGCGGCGAAGGCGGCGAGGTCGCTAAGCCAGGGCGCCCCGAGGAAGTCGAGAAGCTGGCCGAGCGTGTCGCCGCGCGCGCCCTCGGCCACGAGCGCCAGCGCCGTGTGCACGGACAGCGGCGAGAACGCGACGTTGCCGTTAACGTTGTTGCCATCGGCGGTGCCGCCGCCAGGCAGGAGATGCCTGGCGAGACGGAGCGCGAGGGCAGCCTGGCCGTCGCGGACTGTCGCCATGAAACCAGACGAGACGAGGGCACGCGATGCGCGTCCATGGCAGAGCATGCGTGCATGTATGTATAGGGGGCGCGAAGAGCAACGGACGCGACCACGATCTCACGGTGCGCAAGCTTCGAATTCTTCGGTTGCTGCGCAGCATTGATGCTCGTCAATACATTTACGTACGTCCTTTCTGCTTCTACGGCTTGCAAAATCAAAATTCCATTACCCTTTAAAAATCCATGTTACAACTTCACCCATTCTCTAAAATGGGggaaaaaaggagagtgagaGGTCGCAACTTCTTCAGTATTTTTTTCCTAGTAAATTACTTCATCTTATCATCTCTCCAAGAAGCAGCGGCAGCTATGGCGAAAACTAATTGTGCATTGCCATATTCATCTTGCTGCTGTGAGTTTTTGTCTAGCAAAGTCTTGCTGCTGTGAGTTTTTTTTCTAGCAAAGTCTTGCTGCTGTGAGTTGATTAGTTTGCACCAACAGAAATGGCGTTGTCTTTGAGCAAAAAATTACTAATCAAGAAATTGTGGATGGCCTTGCTGCGTGAGAGGAACAAGACGACGCAAGCagataaagagaaaaaaatccacAGACGTTTGCACCTAACTAAATCAGGAAAAGTTTTCATTGAAAAGGAAACCTTATATGTTCTTTTTATCAAATTATGTCTTTTTGTAGTTTAGTTTCCTTAATTTTTATACTTTTAGTGTGATACTGGCTCTAATGTTCATTATTCTGAGGTGAGTGAATGCCTTTGTGATCATGCTGATAATGTACCGGAATTCAGCTGCGAGTCTTGAGTTGTTGCCCTTTGAACGGGAACATGTTCGTTCTGGAGTAGTTGCTAACTCATACCTGTTTAGTCTAATCATATGCTCAGGTTGGTTTTTGAGTTAAGATTTTTGTATTATAGTATCTTGTTTGAAAGCATGGATTGGAGCTATCTCATTCATTAGAGGAATAGCAGGGTGGCCTAAAGGACCAGCCTCTAAACAGTGATCTAGGATAGTTGTAAgcaaaaaactatatatatacgcatgatgacaacaaataaTAGCCGTGTGATAACAGTTTCAAACAAACCACcctaacaaaaaatattttaaacaaACCATCCCGTTCAATATGATTATATACTATCATGCTTTAATAAAATTGGATATTTTTCTTTACTAAAGTGTAACAGAGTGTGCGTAAGCCTCCGGATAGCCTGTAATTAGGTGAATCTTCACATTGGGCTGCCAAGAAAAAGAGGAGCTAACAGATGTTGTTTAGCGTCAGGAGACCGAGAAAGCATATTTTGGTGTCAGAATAAAATTAGCATCACTAACATAAACTAAATAGTATCATATAGTTTGACCAATTTATCATTGTGTAACAATGAATAAAAGAAAGATATCATtcgaaaaatgtaaaaataaaaagtcaAAAGTTTCAAGTAAAATTAAGATTGGAGAAATAATAATAGAATCATTCAAGACAACACTTCTAAGAGAAAAGAATGTATGAGCCCATTGAAATCCAGGGGAAgagctttctttctttctttaaaaaaaataggagaacTATCCACCCAAAGAGGTCCTTAGAAGAAAAGGATAGTATATGTGAGGTGTCTATTACGCTTCTTAAAGGACTCCAAGAAAAGGAGTAGACTCTATTTGTGAAATGACCCATAGAATATcacatatattattttggtagGAAAAGAGAGTGCCGAACTAAGTGGCATTTGGGGTACCTATAGAGAGAGGGTAAAAATGCTAAAAGGCCTCGACAATGGTATCAAATTTATGGGCCTAGGTCTAACTTGGATTTGGGCTAGGATTACCAAAGGAGGGATGTGCGATTGGAAATGTTTTTAAGGCAATTTCGATCCATTAGAATATGTATCTCtatctgtatatatataccctTGATAAGAGTAGACGCGAGAAGGGGGCGGAGTGGCGGCGGCTACAAGAAAGACTTATGTGCATCTAGGGTTTGGTTGCCCTCCTTCCTTCCTTTGATAAGGTGGAGCAAGAACATGGCAGGCAACAACGGTGTATACAAGGAACACTTGCATATATGTAAGGTTTTGTTGCCCTTACTTCTCTCCCTTCTATAACCTCTTTGGTTCTTATTCTGATATTGACTAGCATCGTCAACAATGATTACCGCTACAAACAAAGATCTGTGAGCATCTATGTTCGATGAAGTTCCTAGGGAGGAAAGGAAAAGGTATTTCTGATTTTTTGCGTATTTTCCATGTCCCTTTGCGTTCCCTCGATTGGGAATTAGAATATGACGATCTGTATTTGCAGATCTGGCCTCCTTATTGGAACAATTTATGATCTAAAGCTATGCTAATCAAAAATATGATGTAGAGATCTAGGAATATGGAGTAGATGAACGAGAAAAGGTATTTCTGATTTTTGCGTGTTTTCCATGCCCCGTTGTGTTCCATAGATTGGAAATCAGTAGATGAAGATCTTTATTTGTAGTTCTAGCCCTGTTTTGGATCAGTCTATGATCTAAATATGTGTTCATCAAAAATAGGAGGATGAGATCTTCTAGGCATATGGAGTAGATGGATGATTACTATTAGCATCGGAGGGGCTTATAGAAATCTTGAGGAATCACAAGCTTCCTCCTACTTGTGCCGATTTGCGAACTCCTTTTGTGCACGGAGTAGGAGGAAATATTAACATATTTGTAGATTCAATAGGTGTTAGCCAAAATTTCAAGCGCATActatgcttcttcttcttcttcttcttcttcttcttcttcttcttcttcttcttcttcttcttcgctaTCATGAATTGGAAGGCTATGGATCCAATCAATGTTTGTTGAAGATCATCTTATAGCTAGGTACTATAGAAAAGCTGTACAAAAAGTAGATCCATTTGTTTACTTCCCtcattacatatttttttcttgtccCTTTGTGTTCTAGATTGCAAATCAGTTGACTGAGATCAATATTTCTGGATCTAGGATTTTAGGAACTAGGAGGATCTTACACAGAGGGACAAGGGTGGTTAGCAATTTCTCAGACCAAATGGAAAAGGAATCAAGGAGAAGCTTAGATTTAGTTCACAACAAGGGGTGTTACAAGATCTGGTTATATGTGGTAGGAAGTCGATGATTATCTGCATTAAGGTATGTATTGATCTCGAGGAACCAAAAAAACATCCTCCTACATGTGTCAATTTGCGAATGCTTTCAATTTACTCATTTTGGCATATTGCTTACGGATCTGAAGGTCTAGTTTTTTATGTCTTGCTCTTACAACCATGAGCCACAAGCCTAAAAGTACAGAACTTTTTTATAGGTCAACAAAGCACAGCGGTTGATCTCGGGAAGACCATGGTCCAAATTCTATACCACCTGaaatttaaaaagatttttcttGTATTACTTATGGATATGTTGGAATCCGATCCACATCTTCGGCTTCTGATGTTCTACATCTCTGAGGTATGTCCTTCTAACTATCTAGTTGATTTTCCTTTGCGTAAACttttttttatgtgaaatttAAAGCCTACAAAAAATGAATTATTGTGCATTTAGCATCGACTTGCCTAATATTTAGACCTAACATTATTAATATGTCCAATCATCTATTGATCCGAGCCATACTTCGGTCTGGCCCTTGAGGCTTGCAGAAAAATCTCTAGTGCTAACCTTCTTGACTTGATGTATTTTGTTGTGTTGCTAGTCATGCACCCTTCACATCTTGTAACTCATGCATGCACCTAGTAAATGACTAAGAGTTTATATGATTTCAAATAGATTCATTGCGTGCACATGGTCCATATTTGCCACTCTGAAACATGTGCTCAAAGCGCTATGCAAATTCTGGTTGATCATTTTGTAGTTTGCACCAATAGAAATGACACTGTCTTTGAACACAAAATTTACTGATCTTGTCTAAGTGCTGGTCATACATATGGTTCTTGCAATTGTCCGTGTTTATGCATTATGAATGTGTCCTATTTGTAGGGATGCATTTATGCATGAATAttctaaatatatatttataagtcCATGTTATATGTATCATGTGGGGGGTCACATGGCCAAATGGATGAACTCTAAAACAAACAATCAAacgaataaaaataaaacaaagaaaGTGGAAATAACACGTAAATTCCATTTCACCTAAGCTTTTGCACTCTCTAATAACCAATGGCCATAGGTTGTGGGGACAACTAGATAGGCGGTGTCGGGGCGAGCCAGAGGAGATGGTCCCGGCGGAGCCTTGTTAGCATGACAAGGCGGTGGCTGCGGATTCAGCTGTGAGGACACCGTCGGAGACAAAGAGGGCCGGCGGGGCAAGAGAGCTTTTGTGTTGTttcaagtggagaagaagaatagagTAGGAGCGGGAGGGCGAAGACGAGCTGAAATCCATCCGATCGCAAATCAACGGTTGATGATCGTCGACCTAAGAAGACGCCGATTTCAGTTAAGGATAGCATCGGCCTAATTTTTGACCAGGAATTATTCTATCCCAAAAAATTCCGCCATGCAAAGCACCTTCCATCAAGTCCCTCGTTCAAAACCTTCCCGCTTTGCTTCGCTCCCAATTGGAAAGCCCAGGTCTTCTACTGCTGGACATGCAAGCATCTTCATTAATGCGTCTTGGATTCGATCAACCCGTCCCGGATTCGAGCGTCGATCCCCTTGTGGAGTTGGTCCGGATCTGAGACGCTATCCAAAGAAAAAATTCTCGAGTGAGGCAATGGCAGCGTCGTCGTCAAGCTCCGGGGCGAGCCGGGCGGCAGTGACCGCGCGCGGGATCCGGATCCTGGATGGTccggaggtgaggaggaggacggcgccGTGGGTTTCTTCGGGGCTGGATggggacgacgaggaggagggggtggaggcggcgatggcgatggcgagggCGCGTGGATGCGACGTGTACGTCGGGCACAGCGGCGGGGCGAGAAGGATGGTGGCGTGGCTGCGCGCGGAGCTGGAGATGCTGGGCGTGCCCTGCGTCGCTTCGGACCGGCGGCAGTGCGGGGACGCGCCGGCGCACGTAGCCGCGCGGGCCGCGATGGACGTGGCCGCGTCGGGCGTGGTCGTGGTCACGCCGGAGTCGCTCGCGAACCCCTACGCCGTCGAGGAGATCCGGGTCTTCCTGGATCGCGGCGCGCTCGTCCCGGTCCTCGTGGGGCTCGGGAGGGGCGACTTAGTCGCGGAGGACGTCGTCGAGAAGCTCGGTGACCTGTGGGGAACGCACGGGGGGCATCTCTGGAAGCTCTACGACGGCGCAGAGGCAGAGTGGAGGGAGGCCGTGGAGGGTCTCGCCCGCGCGGAGCCGGCGTTGGTGGTGGGCGACGGCGACCTCCGGGACCGTGTCCTCGACGTTCTCGAGATCCTGGGCGCGAGGCTCGGGCGGCGCGCGGTAACGGCGGCCGTCAAGGCCTGGCGCGCCGCGGCGGATATGGAGCTGCCTTTCCCTCGGAACGCGGGCTTCGTCGGCCGGGAGAAGGAGCTGCTCGACGTGGAAGCCATGCTTCGGGGCAGCGAGCGTGCGTATGGCAACGCAGCCGGGAAGAGGGCGATGGATCTGGACGAGATGGTCATCGACGAGGGGCCGTTCGTTAACGGCGTGGTTTGCATATCCGGCGTATCCGGCGCCGGGAAGACCGAGCTGGCGCTCGAGTTCGCGCACAGGCTCGCCCACGAATacaagaaggtgctgtgggtGCACGGCGAGGCGAGATACCTCCGCCAGAGCTATCTCAAGCTCGCCGACCACCTTGGCGTTGCTGTCGGCGACGGCATCTCACAATCGACCGATCGGAGCAGGAGCCTCCCCGACATAGAGGGCGACGCCATCGCCAAGATCCGGAAGGAGCTCATGCGCGACATCCCGTACCTCGTCGTCATCGACAACCTCGAGAGCGAGCGGGACTGGTGGGACGGCAGGGCCTTGCAGGAGCTCCTGCCCCGCGGCAGCAAGCGCACCCACGTCGTCGTCACGACGCGGCTCGGCCGCCTGCAGGGGGTCAGGACGTGGGCGCTGGGGAATCTCGGCGCGTCGGACGCCATGCTGCTGATGAAGGGCACGCGCACGTTCAGCACAGAGGACATGGCTGTCCTTAGGAGCATCGAGGAGAAGGTAGGCAGCGTTCCTCTAGGCCTCGCCCTCGTCGGCGCAATACTTTCCGAGCTCGCCATTGGCCCAGCCGAGCTCCGGCACGAGATGAGCCACGCGCCGCACAGGGCGCCGACGTGGGCGTCGAAGGACGACCCGGCGCTGCGTGACAAACCCGGCCTGGCGCAGCTCCTGGACGCGTGCTTCGCGCTGCTGGACAGGGAGACGGCCGGGttcggcacggcggcggcgaggctgcTCGAGGCCAGCAGCTTCTTCGCGCCCGCGCCGATCCCGATGGTGATGCTCGCGCGTGCTGCCTGTGCATGCGCAGCCGGGGAGCCTCTGTGGAAGCGGTTCGTGCGCACGCTGCAGCTCTCGTGTACCGCGCCACCAAAGGCCGGCCATGTCGAGTCGGAGGTGCTGGCGATGCTGTTGCGGCTCGGGATCACCCAGCGGTGCACGCAGGCGGGGTGCATCTCCGTG from the Phragmites australis chromosome 19, lpPhrAust1.1, whole genome shotgun sequence genome contains:
- the LOC133901044 gene encoding putative serpin-Z5 codes for the protein MATVRDGQAALALRLARHLLPGGGTADGNNVNGNVAFSPLSVHTALALVAEGARGDTLGQLLDFLGAPWLSDLAAFAARVADDIVADWSASGGPKVLLGGGVWVNASRGALRKAFRDTAAGTYSAEAATVDFQKKPEDAAKMINDLIKRATNNLVESVISAEDIVRAETDIVLANAIYFSGRWPERTFHPWNTKPGPFYRLDGSFVDVPFMFSDCDQYAMAMDGFKVLRLPYKQGRRTEYSMCIFLPDAREGISAMVDAITALPGALRNAIPKKRVLAIVKLPKFKISYECQFDRVLPEMGLRLPFSRDTADLRGMVETDGKDPSRPAFLSGMVSTAVVEVNEEGTEASAFTTCLRGGGLGPQPGPFKFVANHPFTFFIVEEWSGVVVFAGHVLDATM
- the LOC133901045 gene encoding uncharacterized protein LOC133901045, whose product is MAASSSSSGASRAAVTARGIRILDGPEVRRRTAPWVSSGLDGDDEEEGVEAAMAMARARGCDVYVGHSGGARRMVAWLRAELEMLGVPCVASDRRQCGDAPAHVAARAAMDVAASGVVVVTPESLANPYAVEEIRVFLDRGALVPVLVGLGRGDLVAEDVVEKLGDLWGTHGGHLWKLYDGAEAEWREAVEGLARAEPALVVGDGDLRDRVLDVLEILGARLGRRAVTAAVKAWRAAADMELPFPRNAGFVGREKELLDVEAMLRGSERAYGNAAGKRAMDLDEMVIDEGPFVNGVVCISGVSGAGKTELALEFAHRLAHEYKKVLWVHGEARYLRQSYLKLADHLGVAVGDGISQSTDRSRSLPDIEGDAIAKIRKELMRDIPYLVVIDNLESERDWWDGRALQELLPRGSKRTHVVVTTRLGRLQGVRTWALGNLGASDAMLLMKGTRTFSTEDMAVLRSIEEKVGSVPLGLALVGAILSELAIGPAELRHEMSHAPHRAPTWASKDDPALRDKPGLAQLLDACFALLDRETAGFGTAAARLLEASSFFAPAPIPMVMLARAACACAAGEPLWKRFVRTLQLSCTAPPKAGHVESEVLAMLLRLGITQRCTQAGCISVHGVFRLFSRKVGSGQVGRSVVRAIAAQGGRAEQYADHMWAACLSLFRFEAPAVAVELPPLELARFVTRSVLPLAARAVAAYSAYSAALELLREATDGVRVAEDQYIAAPRRGGGSGSSSSNMELDPRVYQEVARARAELLKTRARMMVRAGEHAIAKDHCLTAIGILEVVCGGAHPETQAVRAFLEQAVRVQTMN